Proteins found in one Corynebacterium sanguinis genomic segment:
- a CDS encoding acyl-CoA dehydrogenase family protein — MPLPNPPKEDFKDAKHLATDTTKASGHPEKNQPERLPATPDSNAVQDLADVLDGKYKERKDSLRPLLNDPEILPKLDGTLDEIRANNLENVKKVASSGRIQPSFSPLNGGEGQVAAGVSSLELIAQINNSACVKSGVQFGLWGGAIDALGTERHVKFAQGAMDLSMLGCFAMTEMGHGSNVQEIETTATYDPETQEFVINTPTPGAKKAYIGNAARDGRWAAVFAQLITPDSEESKGVHCFIVRIREEDGTDAEGVTTSDHGHKGGLLGVDNGMLVFNNVRIPREHLLNKFADVAEDGTYTSSIESKNRRFFTMLATLVRGRLGVGASAAGATRAGLAIAVKYANIRRQFEAGEVGEESRLIDYRVHRRRLLIPLAKSYALAMFQNKLLDRFQEQTDAIMAGDWDPANPTREQDRAGREMESLAAIFKATAATHANATLQECREACGGAGYMSENLLTTFRADVDIFTTFEGDDTILRQLVGKNLLTAYGWEVSEMSPFGMAKFVVSNIGDILTRRSGIAASVQSLSDRVTGTGSLFDADTQLRIVQAREEHVLNSLVRRVQVARKMERKEAAEVINRAQDHLLEAAVAYGDRMLVQAMIEAEEALPENSSARSVYEQLRHLFVLNTIVEKADWYQEHGVLPSGRVKAAKAAVNDLVDSLAPWSEVLVDAFKIPQVVLDRPMMSNGGTDLS, encoded by the coding sequence ATGCCCCTTCCTAACCCCCCGAAGGAAGACTTTAAAGACGCCAAGCACCTCGCCACCGACACCACCAAGGCGAGCGGCCACCCGGAGAAGAACCAGCCGGAACGCCTGCCGGCGACCCCGGACTCCAACGCGGTCCAGGACCTCGCTGACGTCCTTGACGGCAAGTACAAGGAGCGCAAGGATTCGCTGCGCCCGCTGCTGAATGACCCGGAGATCCTGCCGAAGCTCGACGGCACCCTCGACGAGATCCGCGCCAACAACCTGGAGAACGTCAAGAAGGTCGCCTCCAGTGGCCGTATCCAGCCTTCCTTCTCCCCGCTCAACGGCGGCGAAGGGCAGGTCGCGGCGGGCGTGTCCTCGCTCGAGCTGATCGCTCAGATCAACAACTCGGCCTGCGTCAAGTCCGGCGTCCAGTTCGGCCTGTGGGGCGGCGCGATTGACGCCCTCGGCACCGAGCGCCACGTGAAGTTCGCCCAAGGAGCGATGGACCTGTCCATGCTCGGCTGCTTCGCCATGACCGAGATGGGCCACGGCTCCAACGTCCAGGAGATCGAGACCACCGCCACCTACGACCCGGAGACTCAGGAGTTTGTGATCAACACTCCGACCCCGGGCGCAAAGAAGGCTTACATCGGTAACGCTGCCCGTGACGGCCGCTGGGCCGCCGTGTTCGCCCAGCTGATCACCCCGGACTCTGAGGAGTCCAAGGGCGTGCACTGCTTCATCGTGCGCATCCGCGAGGAGGACGGCACCGACGCCGAGGGCGTGACCACCTCCGACCACGGCCACAAGGGCGGCCTGCTCGGCGTTGACAACGGCATGCTCGTATTCAACAACGTGCGCATCCCGCGCGAGCACCTCCTGAATAAGTTTGCCGACGTCGCCGAGGACGGCACCTACACCTCCTCGATCGAGTCGAAGAACCGCCGCTTCTTCACCATGCTCGCCACCCTCGTGCGCGGCCGTCTTGGTGTCGGCGCATCCGCTGCCGGCGCAACCCGCGCGGGCCTGGCCATCGCCGTGAAGTACGCCAACATCCGCCGCCAGTTCGAGGCGGGCGAGGTCGGCGAGGAGTCCCGTCTGATCGACTACCGCGTGCACCGTCGCCGCCTGCTGATCCCGCTGGCGAAGTCCTACGCGCTGGCCATGTTCCAGAACAAGCTGCTGGATCGCTTCCAGGAGCAGACCGACGCCATCATGGCCGGTGACTGGGATCCGGCTAACCCGACCCGCGAGCAGGACCGCGCGGGCCGCGAGATGGAGTCCCTGGCGGCCATCTTTAAGGCCACCGCCGCAACCCACGCCAACGCGACGCTCCAGGAGTGCCGCGAGGCCTGCGGTGGTGCTGGCTACATGTCCGAGAACCTGCTGACGACCTTCCGCGCTGACGTGGACATCTTCACCACCTTCGAGGGTGACGACACCATTCTGCGCCAGCTCGTGGGCAAGAACCTCCTGACCGCCTACGGCTGGGAAGTTTCCGAGATGTCCCCGTTCGGCATGGCCAAGTTCGTCGTCTCCAACATCGGCGACATCCTGACCCGCCGCTCCGGCATCGCCGCCAGCGTTCAGTCCCTGTCCGACCGCGTTACCGGCACCGGCTCGCTTTTCGACGCCGACACCCAGCTGCGCATCGTCCAGGCCCGCGAGGAGCACGTGCTCAACTCCCTGGTGCGCCGCGTGCAGGTCGCCCGCAAGATGGAGCGCAAGGAGGCCGCTGAGGTCATCAACCGCGCCCAGGACCACCTGCTCGAGGCTGCCGTCGCATATGGCGACCGCATGCTGGTGCAGGCGATGATTGAGGCCGAGGAGGCGCTTCCGGAGAACTCCTCCGCACGCTCCGTCTACGAGCAGCTGCGCCACCTGTTCGTGCTCAACACCATCGTTGAGAAGGCCGATTGGTACCAGGAGCACGGTGTGCTGCCGAGCGGCCGCGTCAAGGCTGCAAAGGCCGCTGTCAACGACCTCGTTGACTCCCTTGCCCCGTGGTCCGAGGTACTTGTGGATGCCTTCAAGATCCCGCAGGTCGTCCTCGACCGCCCGATGATGTCCAACGGCGGCACCGACCTCAGCTAG
- the lipA gene encoding lipoyl synthase, translated as MTVAPEGRKLLRVEKRNAQTPIEAKPRWIRNAVKTGPEYEDMKKKVAGASLHTVCQEAGCPNIHECWESREATFLIGGANCSRRCDFCQINSAKPDPLDRGEPLRVAESVREMNLNYSTITGVTRDDLEDEGAWLYAEVVRKIHELNPHTGVENLTPDFSGKPDLLQEVFEARPEVFAHNIETVPRIFRRIRPAFRYDRSLDVIRQARDFGLITKSNLILGMGETREEVMEALHDLVDAGTDIITITQYLRPGPQFHPIERWVKPEEFIEYRDAAYEMGFGAVMSGPLVRSSYRAGKLYVEAMKHRERELPVNLRHLAETSQGDTAQEASTLLSKYGPSKDTPVVTR; from the coding sequence GTGACTGTTGCACCTGAAGGCCGTAAGCTGCTGCGCGTCGAGAAGCGAAACGCGCAGACCCCAATCGAGGCGAAGCCGCGGTGGATCCGCAACGCCGTGAAAACTGGCCCTGAGTACGAGGACATGAAGAAGAAGGTGGCGGGAGCGTCCCTTCACACGGTGTGCCAAGAGGCGGGTTGCCCCAACATCCACGAATGTTGGGAATCGCGCGAGGCAACCTTCCTCATCGGTGGGGCGAACTGCTCGCGCCGCTGCGACTTCTGCCAGATCAACTCCGCGAAGCCGGACCCGCTTGACCGCGGTGAGCCACTGCGCGTCGCGGAGTCGGTCCGCGAAATGAACCTCAACTACTCCACCATTACGGGCGTGACCCGCGACGATCTCGAGGACGAGGGCGCCTGGCTCTACGCCGAGGTCGTGCGCAAGATCCACGAGCTCAACCCGCACACCGGCGTGGAGAACCTCACCCCCGACTTCTCGGGCAAACCCGACCTGCTGCAGGAGGTCTTCGAGGCCCGTCCTGAGGTGTTCGCGCACAACATCGAGACCGTGCCGCGCATCTTCCGCCGCATCCGCCCCGCGTTCCGCTACGACCGCTCCCTCGACGTGATCCGCCAGGCACGCGACTTCGGGCTCATCACCAAGTCCAACCTGATCCTGGGTATGGGAGAGACCCGCGAGGAGGTCATGGAGGCGCTCCACGACCTTGTCGACGCCGGCACCGACATCATCACGATCACCCAGTACCTACGCCCGGGCCCGCAATTCCACCCTATTGAGCGCTGGGTGAAGCCGGAGGAGTTCATCGAGTACCGCGACGCGGCCTACGAGATGGGCTTCGGGGCCGTCATGTCTGGTCCCCTGGTGCGTTCGTCGTACCGCGCGGGCAAGCTCTACGTCGAGGCGATGAAGCACCGCGAGCGCGAGCTGCCGGTGAACCTGCGCCACTTGGCGGAAACCTCGCAGGGCGATACCGCCCAGGAGGCGTCGACGCTGTTGAGCAAGTACGGCCCGTCGAAGGACACCCCCGTGGTGACCCGCTAG
- the lipB gene encoding lipoyl(octanoyl) transferase LipB, which yields MSAPREPFFPANEPIRSSGGPLDVRHLGLIDYTNAWELQADLAAQRAKDDIGDTVLVLEHPYTYTAGKRTQPADMPDDDAPVVQVDRGGRITWHGEGQLVVYPIVKLADPVDVVDYVRRLEEAIIHAVREAGVTTAGRIDGRSGVWVPHSTRAANPEAPTRDRKIAALGIRVTRGVTMHGLSLNCNNTLDAYRHIVACGINDADVTTLSLELGRDVTTDELSTPLLDALDRALSGELAVENHTFASAPDPSKGLTRIL from the coding sequence ATGAGTGCTCCGCGCGAACCCTTCTTTCCCGCCAACGAGCCCATCCGATCTTCTGGTGGGCCTTTGGACGTGCGCCACCTCGGCCTGATCGACTACACCAACGCCTGGGAACTCCAGGCCGATCTTGCGGCCCAGCGCGCCAAGGACGACATCGGCGACACCGTCTTGGTCCTGGAACACCCGTACACCTACACCGCGGGCAAGCGCACGCAGCCTGCGGACATGCCCGACGATGACGCCCCGGTGGTGCAGGTCGACCGCGGCGGGCGCATCACGTGGCACGGTGAGGGCCAGCTTGTGGTCTACCCCATCGTCAAGCTCGCCGACCCGGTCGACGTCGTCGACTACGTGCGCCGGCTCGAAGAGGCCATCATCCACGCCGTGCGCGAAGCGGGAGTGACCACCGCTGGGCGTATCGACGGCCGCTCCGGCGTCTGGGTCCCCCACAGCACCCGCGCTGCCAACCCGGAAGCGCCGACGCGCGACCGCAAGATCGCCGCTCTCGGCATCCGCGTCACCCGCGGGGTGACCATGCACGGGCTGTCTCTCAACTGCAACAACACTCTCGACGCCTACCGCCACATCGTCGCCTGCGGCATCAACGACGCCGACGTGACCACCCTGAGCCTCGAACTCGGCCGCGATGTCACCACCGACGAGTTGAGCACCCCGCTTCTCGACGCCCTCGACCGCGCCCTGTCCGGCGAGCTCGCGGTGGAGAACCACACGTTCGCTTCCGCCCCCGACCCGTCGAAAGGATTAACCCGCATTCTCTAG
- the gcvH gene encoding glycine cleavage system protein GcvH: MAHSLPQEFSYSEDHEWINAPQDVAEGTVVRVGITSVATDRLGEIVFADLPQVGDEVTAGETCGEVESTKSVSDLYSPVSGTVAAVNEEIDGNFEIINKDPFGEGWLFEVTISAAGPLMTADEYASSNGV; this comes from the coding sequence ATGGCACACTCCCTGCCCCAAGAATTCTCCTACTCCGAAGACCACGAGTGGATCAACGCTCCGCAGGACGTTGCCGAGGGCACCGTCGTGCGCGTCGGCATCACCTCGGTGGCCACCGACCGCCTCGGCGAGATCGTCTTCGCTGACCTGCCCCAGGTGGGCGACGAGGTCACCGCGGGCGAGACCTGCGGCGAGGTCGAGTCCACCAAGTCCGTCTCCGACCTCTACTCCCCCGTCAGCGGCACCGTCGCCGCCGTCAACGAGGAGATCGACGGCAACTTCGAGATCATCAACAAGGACCCGTTCGGCGAGGGGTGGCTCTTCGAGGTCACCATCTCGGCCGCCGGCCCGCTGATGACCGCCGACGAGTACGCCTCTTCCAACGGCGTCTAA
- the gcvT gene encoding glycine cleavage system aminomethyltransferase GcvT, translating into MPESPLKSTHEALNASFTDFGGWTMPLKYGSELEEHRAVRSDVGIFDLSHMGEIDVIGPDAGAFLDYALISSLSNLKVGKAKYSMIVAEDGGILDDLISYKLAEDRYLVVPNAANTDAVWLAFQSRVGDFDVELTNRSEEIALIAVQGPRALEVLEPLVDGAPGDLPYYSAGEMKLGEGADTIDVIVARTGYTGEDGFEIYSSFDNAPSVWEAVIGHGTPCGLAARDSLRLEASMPLYGHELTADITPVEAGMGRAFAKKEADFVGKEALTGREPSVVIAGLTSQDRRAAREGAEVYIGDEKIGVVTSGQPSPTLGYPVALAHLDPQRAEIGTDVEIDIRGRRYPFTIVETPFYSRKDS; encoded by the coding sequence ATGCCAGAATCACCCCTGAAAAGCACGCACGAGGCGCTCAACGCCTCCTTCACGGACTTCGGCGGCTGGACCATGCCGCTAAAATACGGCAGTGAGCTCGAGGAGCACCGCGCGGTGCGTTCCGACGTCGGCATCTTCGACCTGTCCCACATGGGCGAGATCGACGTCATCGGCCCTGACGCTGGCGCATTTTTGGACTACGCGCTGATTTCCTCCCTGTCCAACCTGAAGGTGGGCAAGGCGAAGTACTCCATGATCGTCGCCGAGGACGGCGGCATCCTGGATGACCTAATTAGCTACAAGCTCGCCGAGGACCGCTACCTAGTGGTGCCCAACGCGGCCAACACGGATGCCGTCTGGCTGGCGTTTCAGTCGCGCGTCGGCGACTTCGATGTCGAGCTGACCAACCGCAGCGAGGAGATCGCCCTCATCGCCGTCCAGGGCCCGCGCGCGCTCGAGGTGCTCGAGCCGCTTGTCGACGGCGCCCCTGGCGACCTGCCCTACTACTCCGCCGGCGAAATGAAGCTCGGCGAGGGCGCTGACACCATCGACGTCATCGTCGCCCGCACCGGCTACACCGGCGAGGACGGCTTCGAGATCTACTCCAGCTTCGACAACGCGCCCTCTGTGTGGGAGGCCGTTATCGGCCACGGCACCCCGTGCGGCCTCGCCGCGCGCGACTCGCTGCGCCTGGAGGCCTCCATGCCGCTCTACGGCCACGAGCTGACCGCGGACATCACCCCGGTGGAGGCGGGCATGGGCCGCGCCTTCGCAAAGAAGGAGGCCGACTTCGTGGGCAAGGAGGCCCTGACCGGCCGCGAGCCCTCCGTGGTCATCGCGGGTTTGACCTCGCAGGATCGCCGCGCCGCGCGCGAGGGCGCCGAGGTATACATCGGCGACGAGAAGATCGGCGTGGTCACCTCCGGCCAGCCGTCGCCGACGCTGGGCTACCCGGTCGCGCTCGCCCACCTCGACCCGCAGCGCGCAGAAATTGGCACCGACGTCGAAATTGACATCCGCGGGCGCCGTTACCCGTTTACTATCGTTGAGACACCGTTCTACTCCCGAAAGGACTCCTAA
- the gcvP gene encoding aminomethyl-transferring glycine dehydrogenase, whose amino-acid sequence MDFISRHIGPDQAEEQEMLAALGYDSVEALVDTAMPPGIKARKEITLPPALSEQQAQTRLRELADKNVVLKAFYGQGFSSTLTPPVIRRGVVEDAGWYTAYTPYQPEISQGRLEALLNFQTMVQDLTGLPVSNASLLDEASAAGEAIGLMSRAVKKGRRVLLDARLHPQVIAVASERARAIDLEVEVADLSQGIVGEDLVGVVLAYPGTEGDILDPRPIIEAIHERGGLAAVDADILALTLLESPGKLGADIAIGTTQRFGVPLFYGGPHAAYMAVSDKLKRQMPGRLVGVSVDAEGYPAYRLALQTREQHIRRERATSNICTAQALLAVTASMYAVYHGPQGLTEIAKAVHDRAASFAASISEGTVRHAHFFDTVAVDVPGRAAEIKQSLADKGYLVRTIGADTVVVSFGEDTEDEDLRVLVEAFGGTVTVGDSTLPEELARTTDFLTHETFNAIHSETQMMRYIRTLGDKDLALDRTMIPLGSCTMKLNPTAGLESITWPGFANVHPFTPDEYTEGWRELITELSDWLVELTGYAAVSVQPNSGATGELAGLLAIRRYHVANGDSERDICLIPASAHGTNAASATLANLRVAVIKTAADGSIDIADLDAKLEQHAGRVAAIMLTYPSTHGVYEDTVQTVADKVHAAGGQVYIDGANMNALTGIGRPGDFGGDVSHLNLHKTFTIPHGGGGPGVGPIGVAEHLVPFLPADPQVSREHASTDVPEGAGVPISSTTYGSAGVLPISWAYIAMSGAEGLKKATQNAVLAANYLVNELKDSYPILYTGNAGLVGHECILDLNGIAAESGVTATDVAKRLVDYGFHAPTLAFPVAGTLMVEPTESEDLAELKRFIEAMRSIRAEIQEIVDGTIEYEKSVVHNSPYTAYSVARSEWPYEFSREQAAYPVPNLIHNKYFPPVRRIDEAYGDRNLQCACPPPEAFDIEPDAVEEVDVVVTEENSK is encoded by the coding sequence TTGGATTTCATTTCCCGTCACATCGGGCCCGACCAAGCTGAAGAGCAGGAGATGCTCGCAGCCTTGGGATACGACAGCGTCGAAGCTCTCGTTGACACGGCCATGCCGCCCGGCATCAAGGCGAGAAAAGAGATCACCCTTCCGCCGGCGTTGAGTGAGCAGCAGGCGCAGACCCGCCTGCGTGAACTGGCCGACAAAAACGTCGTTCTCAAGGCCTTCTACGGCCAGGGGTTCTCCTCCACCCTGACCCCGCCGGTGATCCGCCGCGGTGTCGTGGAGGACGCCGGCTGGTACACCGCCTACACCCCCTACCAGCCCGAGATTTCCCAGGGACGCCTCGAGGCGCTGCTGAACTTCCAGACCATGGTGCAAGACCTCACCGGCCTGCCCGTGTCTAACGCCTCGCTTCTCGACGAAGCCTCCGCCGCCGGCGAGGCCATCGGCCTGATGTCGCGCGCGGTGAAGAAGGGCCGCCGAGTGCTTCTCGACGCCCGCCTGCACCCGCAGGTCATCGCCGTCGCCTCCGAGCGCGCCCGAGCCATCGACCTCGAAGTCGAGGTCGCTGACCTTTCCCAGGGCATCGTCGGCGAGGATCTCGTTGGCGTCGTGCTAGCCTACCCGGGCACCGAGGGCGACATCCTCGACCCGCGCCCGATCATCGAGGCCATCCACGAGCGCGGTGGCCTCGCCGCCGTCGACGCCGACATCCTCGCGCTCACGCTTCTCGAGTCCCCGGGCAAGCTCGGCGCCGACATCGCCATCGGCACCACCCAGCGCTTCGGCGTGCCGCTGTTCTACGGCGGCCCGCACGCCGCGTACATGGCGGTGTCCGACAAGCTCAAGCGCCAGATGCCTGGCCGCCTCGTAGGCGTGTCCGTCGACGCTGAGGGCTATCCGGCTTACCGCCTGGCGCTGCAGACACGCGAGCAGCACATTCGCCGCGAGCGCGCGACGTCCAACATCTGCACCGCCCAGGCCCTGCTCGCGGTGACGGCGTCGATGTACGCCGTCTACCACGGGCCCCAGGGGCTCACCGAGATCGCTAAGGCCGTTCATGACCGGGCTGCGAGCTTTGCGGCGTCGATTAGCGAAGGCACCGTGCGCCACGCGCACTTCTTCGACACCGTCGCCGTGGACGTGCCTGGCCGGGCCGCGGAAATCAAGCAGTCGCTGGCCGACAAGGGCTACCTCGTGCGCACCATCGGCGCCGACACCGTCGTGGTCAGCTTCGGCGAGGACACCGAGGACGAGGACCTGCGTGTGCTCGTCGAGGCGTTCGGCGGCACCGTTACCGTCGGCGACAGCACGTTGCCGGAGGAGCTCGCACGCACCACCGACTTCCTGACGCACGAGACGTTCAACGCCATCCACTCCGAGACCCAGATGATGCGCTACATCCGCACCCTGGGCGATAAGGATCTTGCGCTGGATCGCACCATGATCCCGCTGGGGTCGTGCACGATGAAGCTCAATCCCACCGCGGGCCTGGAGTCCATCACTTGGCCGGGTTTCGCCAACGTGCACCCGTTCACCCCCGACGAGTACACCGAGGGCTGGCGCGAGCTGATCACCGAGCTGTCCGACTGGCTCGTTGAACTCACCGGCTACGCGGCCGTGAGTGTCCAGCCGAACTCCGGCGCCACGGGCGAACTGGCCGGCCTGTTGGCCATCCGCCGCTACCACGTCGCCAACGGCGATTCCGAACGCGACATCTGCCTCATCCCGGCCTCCGCGCACGGCACGAACGCCGCCTCGGCGACGCTGGCCAACCTGCGCGTCGCCGTCATTAAGACTGCCGCCGACGGCTCCATCGACATCGCGGATCTCGACGCCAAGCTGGAGCAGCACGCCGGACGCGTCGCGGCGATCATGCTGACCTACCCCTCGACGCACGGCGTGTACGAAGACACGGTCCAGACCGTCGCCGACAAGGTCCACGCCGCCGGCGGGCAGGTCTACATCGACGGCGCCAACATGAACGCCCTGACCGGCATCGGCCGCCCGGGGGACTTCGGCGGCGATGTCAGCCACCTGAATCTGCACAAGACGTTCACCATCCCGCACGGTGGCGGCGGCCCGGGCGTCGGCCCGATCGGCGTGGCGGAGCACCTCGTGCCCTTCCTGCCGGCCGACCCCCAGGTCTCCCGCGAGCACGCATCCACCGACGTGCCGGAAGGCGCGGGAGTGCCGATCTCGTCGACCACCTACGGCTCGGCCGGCGTTTTGCCGATCTCGTGGGCGTATATCGCTATGTCGGGCGCCGAGGGGCTGAAGAAGGCCACCCAGAACGCAGTCTTGGCGGCGAACTACCTCGTCAACGAGCTCAAAGACTCCTACCCGATCCTCTACACCGGCAACGCCGGACTGGTCGGCCATGAGTGCATCCTCGACCTCAACGGCATCGCCGCCGAATCCGGCGTCACCGCCACCGACGTGGCCAAGCGCCTGGTGGACTACGGCTTCCACGCCCCGACCCTGGCCTTCCCCGTGGCGGGAACGCTCATGGTCGAACCCACCGAGTCCGAGGACCTCGCCGAGCTGAAACGCTTCATCGAAGCGATGCGCAGCATCCGCGCCGAGATCCAGGAGATCGTCGACGGCACCATCGAGTACGAGAAGTCCGTCGTGCACAACTCCCCGTACACCGCCTATAGCGTCGCGCGCAGCGAGTGGCCGTACGAGTTCTCGCGCGAGCAGGCGGCCTACCCTGTGCCGAACCTGATCCACAACAAGTACTTCCCGCCGGTGCGCCGCATCGACGAGGCCTACGGCGACCGCAACCTGCAGTGCGCCTGCCCGCCGCCCGAGGCCTTCGACATCGAGCCCGATGCCGTCGAAGAGGTCGACGTGGTAGTCACCGAAGAAAACTCCAAGTAG
- the sucB gene encoding 2-oxoglutarate dehydrogenase, E2 component, dihydrolipoamide succinyltransferase — MAHSVEMPELGESVTEGTITTWLKEVGDTVDVDEPLLEVSTDKVDTEIPSPVAGVILEIKAQEDDTVEVGETIAIIGEEGEAPSGDSADDSDESEAPAQEEEKEEQAPAKKADKPASGSATDVEMPELGESVTEGTITTWLKQVGDIVEVDEPLLEVSTDKVDTEIPSPVSGTLVEILAEEDDTVEVGAVIARVGDADAGASAASDEPEQTNRGEDNVADADEEVTEDNSAAGEGTNPEDAPKKDEKNSSATNLKGSGESTKVEMPELGESVTEGTITTWLKQVGDIVEVDEPLLEVSTDKVDTEIPSPVEGTILEILAKEDDTVEVGETIAIIGDAEAAAGDSSEDTPESEAAAEEPAEEDEKEEPKQDDKAAAGSAANERSEQDAKKDSADEEATNASAASTKLDNRGDKVPYVTPLVRKLADKHGIDLNSIEGTGVGGRIRKQDVLAAAEAASGASSDSSSEAAADKAPASKDPRSNWSTAGVDSSKQELIGTTQKVSRIRQITATKMVESLQTTAQLTHVQEVDVTAVAALRKKVKPKFVEKYGVNITYLAFFVKAAAEALVSHPNVNASYNAEAKEITYHADVNIGIAVDTPQGLLVPVLKNVEKMNLADIAKGIADLAERARNKKLRPDDLSGATFTVTNIGSSGAMLDTPILTPPQAGILGTAAIEKRPVVVTDNGVDAIAIRQMTYLPFTYDHQLVDGADAGRFVTTIRDRIETAAFEDDLGL, encoded by the coding sequence ATGGCGCACTCAGTAGAGATGCCCGAGCTGGGCGAATCGGTAACCGAAGGCACAATCACCACGTGGCTGAAGGAGGTCGGCGACACCGTTGACGTCGACGAGCCGCTGCTCGAGGTCTCCACGGACAAGGTCGACACCGAAATCCCGTCACCCGTCGCAGGTGTGATCCTTGAGATCAAGGCGCAGGAAGACGACACCGTCGAGGTCGGCGAGACCATCGCAATAATTGGTGAAGAGGGCGAGGCGCCGTCTGGCGATTCCGCCGACGATTCTGACGAGTCCGAGGCTCCTGCCCAGGAGGAAGAAAAGGAAGAGCAGGCTCCGGCCAAGAAGGCCGACAAGCCCGCATCCGGTTCCGCCACCGACGTCGAGATGCCGGAGCTGGGCGAGTCCGTCACCGAGGGCACCATCACCACCTGGCTGAAGCAGGTCGGCGACATCGTCGAGGTCGACGAGCCACTGCTCGAGGTCTCCACCGACAAGGTTGACACCGAGATCCCCTCGCCGGTTTCGGGCACACTCGTTGAGATCCTCGCTGAGGAAGACGACACCGTCGAGGTCGGCGCCGTCATCGCCCGCGTCGGCGACGCAGATGCCGGTGCCTCCGCAGCATCCGACGAGCCCGAGCAGACCAACCGCGGTGAGGACAACGTCGCAGACGCCGACGAAGAGGTCACCGAGGACAACTCCGCCGCAGGTGAGGGCACCAACCCGGAGGACGCGCCGAAGAAGGACGAGAAGAACTCCTCCGCAACCAACCTGAAGGGCTCCGGCGAGTCCACCAAGGTCGAGATGCCCGAGCTCGGCGAGTCCGTCACTGAGGGCACCATCACCACTTGGCTGAAGCAGGTCGGTGACATCGTCGAGGTCGACGAGCCGCTGCTCGAGGTTTCCACCGACAAGGTTGACACCGAGATTCCCTCCCCTGTCGAGGGCACCATCCTGGAGATCCTCGCCAAGGAGGACGACACCGTCGAGGTCGGCGAGACAATCGCCATTATCGGCGACGCGGAAGCCGCCGCGGGCGACTCCAGCGAGGACACCCCAGAGTCCGAGGCTGCGGCTGAGGAGCCTGCCGAGGAAGATGAGAAGGAAGAGCCCAAGCAGGACGACAAGGCCGCTGCTGGTTCCGCCGCCAACGAGCGCTCTGAGCAGGACGCCAAGAAGGACAGCGCCGACGAGGAGGCCACCAACGCGTCTGCCGCGTCGACGAAGCTGGACAACCGCGGCGACAAGGTTCCGTATGTCACCCCGCTGGTGCGCAAGCTCGCCGACAAGCACGGCATCGACCTGAACTCGATCGAGGGCACCGGCGTGGGCGGGCGCATCCGCAAGCAGGACGTCCTCGCCGCCGCTGAGGCCGCGAGCGGCGCCTCGAGCGACTCCTCCAGCGAGGCGGCCGCCGATAAGGCGCCGGCTTCCAAGGACCCGCGCTCGAACTGGTCCACCGCTGGTGTCGACTCCTCCAAGCAGGAGCTCATTGGCACCACGCAGAAGGTCTCGCGTATCCGCCAGATCACGGCGACGAAGATGGTCGAGTCGCTGCAGACCACCGCGCAGCTCACCCACGTCCAGGAAGTCGACGTCACCGCTGTCGCTGCCCTGCGCAAGAAGGTGAAGCCGAAGTTCGTGGAGAAGTACGGCGTCAATATCACCTACCTGGCGTTCTTCGTCAAAGCTGCCGCCGAGGCCCTGGTCTCCCACCCCAACGTCAACGCGTCCTACAACGCCGAGGCCAAGGAGATCACCTACCACGCGGACGTCAACATCGGTATCGCCGTGGACACCCCGCAGGGGCTGCTCGTGCCGGTGCTGAAGAACGTCGAGAAGATGAACCTGGCCGACATCGCCAAGGGCATCGCCGATCTGGCTGAGCGCGCGCGCAACAAGAAGCTGCGCCCGGATGACCTCTCCGGTGCAACGTTTACGGTGACCAACATCGGCTCGTCCGGCGCGATGCTAGACACGCCGATCCTCACCCCGCCGCAGGCCGGAATCTTGGGCACCGCCGCGATTGAGAAGCGCCCGGTTGTTGTCACCGACAACGGCGTGGACGCTATCGCGATCCGTCAGATGACCTACCTGCCGTTCACCTACGACCACCAGCTTGTCGACGGCGCCGACGCCGGACGCTTCGTCACCACGATCCGCGACCGCATCGAAACCGCCGCGTTCGAAGACGATCTGGGGCTCTAA
- a CDS encoding oxidoreductase yields MFNLFGKRKSSSPLKPPRAPGETIRPDDAQYLRQWVAGRAYVEGFVEPETVVNEMSVVLVDEAGNFTRRRIGGPKGIDAVAKLLGITLYDVEETGYPERMRKKMEQERILRRRAEQRQRRAKFERGEDPFS; encoded by the coding sequence GTGTTCAACCTATTCGGCAAGCGGAAATCCTCCTCGCCGCTCAAGCCCCCGCGCGCTCCCGGGGAGACGATCCGCCCGGACGACGCGCAGTACCTGCGCCAGTGGGTCGCGGGTCGCGCCTACGTCGAGGGTTTCGTAGAGCCGGAGACCGTGGTCAACGAAATGTCCGTCGTGCTTGTCGACGAAGCCGGCAACTTCACCCGCCGCCGCATCGGCGGCCCGAAAGGCATCGACGCCGTAGCCAAGCTTCTGGGCATCACGCTTTACGACGTCGAGGAGACGGGCTACCCGGAGCGCATGCGCAAGAAGATGGAGCAGGAGCGCATCCTGCGCCGGCGCGCCGAGCAAAGGCAACGCCGCGCGAAGTTCGAGCGCGGCGAAGACCCTTTCAGCTAA